Within bacterium, the genomic segment ACTTTCATCAGGACCTTGCCGGATTGGTTGTTCTCTGCGTCTCTGCGTCTCTGCGGGAGATCTTTTTTCCCTGTGTGCTTTGTGTCCTCTCTATATTATAAGCTTGGCTTATGTAAGTGCCATTCCACCTAACATCCTTTCCGGTAGCTCTTGTTCGATTACTATCGGAAGATCACGGAGCAAAGCGATAAATCGTGCACTGTCCGCCAAGCTCAGGCGCTTCTTACGTTCAGCCACTAACAACACATTGCCAACTTCCAAAGCCCAAATTGATGGCACGAAGGCGGTAGATACCTCCAGTTGATCCAAAATGACCTCAGCATATCGATTCACCTCGTCCTCGAAGCACCAGGTCATGATAATGGAGTTATCAATAACAAAATTCTCGTTCATCTTAACGCCTTCCACATATCTTTAACGCCTTCCCTCTTCGATCATTTCCCGAAGGGAAAATCCTTTAAGATGATGTTGGCGACGAAATTTGCGCAGTTCAGCAATGGCCTTTTTAGGTTCTGCCTTTCGCAGTGGTTCAGGAGGCAGCAATACCGCTACCGGTACACCATGTTTCGTAATGGTAATG encodes:
- a CDS encoding type II toxin-antitoxin system VapC family toxin, with the translated sequence MNENFVIDNSIIMTWCFEDEVNRYAEVILDQLEVSTAFVPSIWALEVGNVLLVAERKKRLSLADSARFIALLRDLPIVIEQELPERMLGGMALT
- a CDS encoding type II toxin-antitoxin system prevent-host-death family antitoxin, with amino-acid sequence MKTVGAYEAKTHLPELLEQVLKGERITITKHGVPVAVLLPPEPLRKAEPKKAIAELRKFRRQHHLKGFSLREMIEEGRR